One segment of ANME-2 cluster archaeon DNA contains the following:
- a CDS encoding acylphosphatase produces the protein MQRAVITARVRIQKVGYRDIVAEIANNMDITGIVENLSDGKSVRIIAEANQYVLEEFIQLLWLKDEPLIKVINVDTTFQPPTGEYEFFDIIYEDFQKEAFERIGEAAFYLKSLDTGQTKMLDKQDQMLGKQDQMLDKQDQMLGKQDQMLGKQDQMLGKQDQMLGKQDTTIEKIDETKNGITGEIKGLRNDLKSYMDQKFMKIEYDISQIKEMIGLN, from the coding sequence ATGCAAAGGGCAGTAATCACAGCAAGGGTTCGTATCCAGAAAGTAGGGTATCGAGATATAGTGGCCGAAATTGCTAACAATATGGATATCACAGGAATAGTAGAGAACCTATCCGATGGAAAAAGTGTAAGAATCATAGCAGAGGCCAATCAGTATGTTCTTGAAGAATTCATCCAATTGCTCTGGCTAAAGGATGAGCCACTTATCAAGGTCATTAATGTCGACACAACATTTCAACCCCCTACTGGTGAGTATGAGTTTTTTGATATTATTTATGAAGATTTTCAGAAAGAAGCGTTTGAACGAATCGGTGAAGCGGCATTCTACCTGAAAAGTCTTGACACTGGACAAACAAAAATGCTGGATAAACAGGACCAGATGCTGGGGAAACAGGACCAGATGCTGGATAAACAGGACCAGATGCTGGGGAAACAGGACCAGATGCTGGGGAAACAGGACCAGATGCTGGGGAAACAGGACCAGATGCTGGGGAAACAGGACACAACCATAGAAAAAATTGATGAAACAAAGAATGGAATTACCGGTGAAATAAAAGGATTGAGGAACGACCTGAAATCCTACATGGACCAAAAGTTCATGAAAATCGAATATGACATCTCACAAATAAAAGAAATGATCGGACTCAACTAA
- a CDS encoding ATP-binding protein, whose product MNEVEGFDLARSGVTDKQYILGRRDKGSQQGVLRVGRYLAIDGSTGSDVYMDCLGPHAVLICGKRGYGKSYTMGTLVEELARQQPPVSNNIASVIIDSMGIFWTLGFANTKEEQMLSGWNLKPEAQDVQVFVPGNNLEAYRTVGINATPLSIPTSDLSGFDWCTLFGVNPVHPPGILINRTVQQLKKDTVTFSLEDILDHTQNDIHTSTDTKQAVHNYFITAIGWGIFEKEGSGLDDIIRPGRTAVIDISSLPDTAIRSMVVGILARRIYQERLPARWQYEINSITGQQVTTMPMVWMFIDEAHLFMPRDGSSLAGDVLVNEWLRQGRQPGLSLVLATQQPSALDPIVLSQSDIIVCHRLTSQEDISALEKVRPTYMRQGIAASIRKMGKGKGVAFIVDDTSEASHVVQMRPRLSWHGGDEPSSLGTNGREKK is encoded by the coding sequence ATGAATGAAGTGGAAGGTTTTGACCTTGCCCGCAGCGGGGTGACTGATAAACAATATATCCTGGGCAGGCGTGATAAGGGCTCGCAGCAGGGTGTGCTCAGGGTGGGCAGGTATCTTGCCATTGACGGTTCGACCGGTTCAGATGTGTATATGGACTGCCTGGGACCCCATGCCGTGCTGATATGTGGTAAACGGGGGTACGGCAAGTCATACACCATGGGCACGCTTGTTGAGGAACTGGCACGGCAGCAGCCTCCTGTTTCAAACAATATCGCATCGGTAATTATCGATAGCATGGGCATCTTCTGGACGCTGGGTTTTGCCAATACGAAAGAAGAGCAGATGCTATCCGGCTGGAACCTCAAGCCAGAAGCACAGGATGTACAGGTGTTCGTTCCGGGAAATAACCTTGAGGCTTACCGCACCGTTGGAATCAATGCTACTCCCCTTTCCATCCCCACCAGTGACCTGTCCGGTTTTGACTGGTGCACATTGTTTGGCGTAAATCCGGTCCATCCCCCTGGCATTCTGATAAACAGGACGGTGCAGCAGTTGAAAAAAGATACGGTAACATTCTCGTTAGAGGACATACTGGACCATACCCAGAATGATATCCACACCAGCACTGATACAAAACAGGCTGTACATAACTACTTTATCACGGCCATAGGGTGGGGGATATTCGAAAAAGAAGGCTCAGGGCTCGATGATATCATCAGGCCGGGCAGGACAGCAGTGATCGACATCAGCAGTTTGCCTGATACGGCAATCCGGTCAATGGTAGTGGGAATACTTGCCAGGCGCATCTACCAGGAGCGACTGCCAGCCCGCTGGCAGTACGAGATCAACAGCATCACCGGACAACAGGTGACCACCATGCCTATGGTCTGGATGTTCATAGACGAGGCGCACCTGTTCATGCCGCGTGACGGGAGCAGCCTGGCAGGGGATGTGCTGGTCAACGAATGGCTCAGGCAGGGCAGGCAACCGGGCTTGTCCCTGGTACTGGCCACACAGCAGCCATCAGCGCTTGACCCGATAGTGCTGAGCCAGAGCGATATTATTGTATGCCACCGCCTCACGTCGCAGGAGGATATCAGTGCGCTGGAAAAAGTACGGCCTACGTATATGAGGCAGGGAATTGCCGCTTCCATTCGCAAGATGGGGAAAGGGAAAGGTGTAGCGTTCATTGTGGACGATACGTCTGAAGCGTCGCATGTAGTGCAGATGCGACCCCGGTTGAGCTGGCACGGCGGCGATGAACCGAGTTCACTGGGAACGAATGGGAGAGAGAAGAAATAA
- a CDS encoding carboxypeptidase regulatory-like domain-containing protein has product MKKRITDMGKGIVSGQSRCTSTRFSTSGSVSKPISTAPDTGRSRNSQGDACRFMLRTGMLLAVAMLILLALAGAGSAATVTNYSVSGYVKDASTGNPISGATVSTNTSNSTSTDGSGYYSFSLANGTYLITASKSGYADNSTTEVVNAGPVSNADILLSVYTGPSKILVATNRYVVLDDATTGGTASGTGFIVPSSNWGSNDFSGIKTTVNIYALVLDNDGLPMSNTNVTLTLKNPGGATDYTSIYSTDSKGLINVSRNLNAKNYYGKWQVDVNASDVTGSYKFIYNWWGCVGGASCEGHGNDKGDLVDSNSNIINSPYLGERKLKEESFLIDGEHNGAQCTYCHLSYNGQGYTPSMNTEGSHSSLRCDNANCHGTIVSHETNMVIGSCTNCHSSSNTTMKTTLNGVVANYSTTSTYHDADASIPCIICHGPMHNITKPDPSAGTLGPTEDSHCTTCHQGLTQHNTTVACTECHTQDVHVIKFIQNDNNFATTRTNAASCPDCHVGSGLASFATAPKITQITHSNNILNGTLWDRGTDFWTAADDESKCLYCHGETKHSAVAAGYINSFKGSNVIGGDLTGDWCAACHKQGSPNYNNMLSTLNLVPPEITGNATYGNYPAGAQDSTPYYDHTGISGFNDNDCAACHNSSASNITELMHTTLTGVGANPDCISCHDVSGSQNNVDFTNIAVGAHADLNSVATNTTASAKNKKCWGCHGDLNASGIANQSDQPSTSHPTNYNTPRTCPECHVNTVAATNLSAPQVTEHRKGGPTVATNTTECAVCHNNSLTSITEADGFGLTTGGNATNASTSHYLKNATLNLMTPTITSSNCTFCHFDNTANASWGTPVDPRVGFGSLHNGKVNTECYGCHGGLDASYKLHNSGITGGSAGGPDCVACHDAAGANNINMTLFTQSPHMNISNGNATNNKQCYTCHRDGTAPSEATGQAEHTSKTIRYNASNLSCADSACHGNASSPISVGSHFDNATQYSRLEASFIRTTQNCEFCHGKTQVPIFNQSIPGNGSNTSMVLDDGTGPTGHYVKNVADGDNHYVIDTVGWVENSINGSQGCVFCHKTQSAVFGASNISAWTNHSTYGDDCYGCHINGTTYLHDIGVITASGGTSDCIDCHGLGKPQADVNETAFGLSIHKDLNKDAVNVTALNNSLSKACWACHGNGSEPSGHVNDSLGVGVPANTTRPLNCSEGQCHVNGTPSGVFINGSQPNATIEHVPQAIINDSTDIYTSIAVDCTLCHKNSLMYNNDPVNGSANESDASNVSHYGSLTSTNISAVQPTTDCTLCHKNTTNAPLWANATQIRHPVNKSVGFCDNCHGIGDSLHDTN; this is encoded by the coding sequence ATGAAAAAAAGAATTACTGACATGGGAAAAGGTATAGTTTCCGGGCAAAGTAGATGTACATCTACTCGATTTTCAACATCAGGCTCAGTCAGTAAACCAATCTCAACCGCACCGGATACCGGACGGTCTCGAAATTCGCAGGGCGATGCCTGCCGCTTTATGCTCAGGACCGGGATGTTGCTTGCAGTGGCCATGCTGATATTGCTGGCGCTGGCGGGGGCGGGGAGTGCTGCTACGGTTACCAATTATTCGGTATCAGGCTATGTAAAGGACGCTTCAACAGGTAATCCCATAAGCGGGGCAACTGTTTCAACCAATACCAGCAATTCCACTTCAACTGATGGCTCTGGATATTATTCATTCAGCCTGGCCAATGGCACATATTTGATAACTGCCAGCAAATCGGGTTATGCTGACAATTCCACAACTGAAGTAGTGAATGCTGGACCGGTATCAAATGCAGATATTTTATTAAGTGTTTACACTGGTCCTTCTAAAATATTGGTTGCCACAAACAGATATGTAGTGCTGGATGACGCCACTACTGGGGGTACAGCTTCAGGAACTGGTTTTATAGTTCCATCCAGTAATTGGGGTAGTAATGATTTTTCAGGTATCAAGACAACAGTTAATATTTATGCCCTTGTACTTGATAATGATGGGTTGCCTATGTCTAATACAAATGTGACATTAACTCTTAAGAATCCAGGTGGGGCCACAGATTACACAAGTATATATTCAACAGACAGTAAAGGACTTATTAATGTATCACGGAACCTCAATGCTAAAAATTATTATGGAAAATGGCAGGTAGACGTCAACGCATCAGATGTAACAGGAAGTTACAAGTTTATCTATAACTGGTGGGGTTGTGTTGGAGGAGCAAGTTGCGAGGGTCATGGTAATGATAAAGGAGATTTAGTTGATAGTAATAGTAATATTATTAACTCACCATATTTAGGGGAGAGAAAACTTAAGGAAGAATCTTTTTTGATTGATGGAGAACATAATGGTGCCCAATGTACCTATTGCCATCTATCCTACAATGGCCAGGGTTATACACCAAGTATGAATACTGAAGGTTCACACAGCAGCCTGCGTTGCGACAATGCCAACTGTCACGGTACTATAGTGTCTCATGAAACAAATATGGTCATTGGTAGCTGTACGAATTGCCATAGTAGTTCAAACACTACCATGAAGACCACGCTTAATGGTGTGGTCGCCAATTATTCCACAACCTCCACATACCACGACGCAGATGCCAGCATTCCCTGTATCATCTGCCACGGTCCCATGCACAACATCACCAAACCTGACCCTTCAGCAGGAACTTTAGGACCCACAGAGGACTCCCATTGTACTACCTGCCATCAGGGATTGACCCAGCATAATACTACAGTAGCTTGTACTGAGTGTCATACCCAGGATGTACACGTGATCAAGTTCATCCAGAACGACAATAACTTTGCCACCACAAGGACCAATGCAGCCTCATGTCCCGATTGCCACGTGGGCAGCGGGCTGGCATCATTCGCCACTGCACCCAAAATAACACAAATAACCCACAGCAATAACATCCTCAATGGTACGCTGTGGGATAGAGGTACTGATTTCTGGACTGCAGCCGATGATGAATCCAAGTGCCTGTACTGTCACGGCGAGACCAAACACAGCGCTGTCGCTGCAGGTTATATCAATTCATTCAAAGGCTCCAATGTTATTGGCGGCGACCTGACCGGTGACTGGTGTGCAGCCTGCCATAAGCAGGGTAGTCCAAACTATAACAACATGCTCAGCACCCTGAACCTGGTGCCCCCGGAGATAACAGGGAATGCTACTTATGGCAATTATCCTGCAGGTGCACAGGACAGCACCCCCTACTACGACCACACTGGCATTTCCGGCTTCAATGACAATGATTGTGCAGCCTGCCACAACAGTTCAGCATCAAATATTACCGAACTCATGCATACCACCCTCACCGGTGTAGGTGCCAATCCTGATTGTATCTCATGCCATGACGTAAGTGGTTCACAGAACAATGTGGACTTCACGAACATCGCTGTCGGAGCGCACGCTGACCTGAACAGTGTGGCTACCAATACCACAGCTTCGGCTAAGAACAAGAAGTGCTGGGGCTGCCACGGCGACCTGAATGCAAGCGGTATTGCCAACCAGAGTGACCAGCCCTCGACCAGCCATCCTACCAATTACAATACCCCCAGGACATGCCCTGAATGTCACGTAAACACCGTTGCCGCCACTAACTTAAGTGCACCGCAGGTCACAGAGCATAGAAAGGGCGGACCCACAGTGGCTACAAACACCACTGAATGTGCAGTATGCCATAACAACAGCCTCACTTCAATCACTGAAGCTGACGGATTCGGTCTGACAACAGGCGGGAATGCAACAAATGCATCCACTTCACATTATCTGAAGAATGCTACCCTTAACCTGATGACCCCAACCATCACCAGTAGCAACTGTACATTCTGCCATTTCGATAATACAGCCAACGCCTCATGGGGTACACCTGTTGACCCGCGTGTGGGTTTCGGAAGTCTCCACAACGGTAAGGTCAACACTGAGTGTTACGGCTGTCACGGTGGATTGGATGCATCATATAAACTTCATAATTCAGGCATAACCGGTGGTTCAGCCGGCGGCCCTGATTGTGTGGCCTGTCACGATGCTGCTGGTGCAAATAATATCAACATGACGCTGTTCACCCAGTCGCCACACATGAACATCAGTAACGGCAATGCCACAAACAACAAACAATGTTACACATGCCATAGGGACGGTACAGCTCCATCAGAAGCTACCGGCCAGGCAGAGCATACCTCCAAAACGATACGGTACAATGCTTCAAATCTGTCATGTGCCGACAGCGCATGTCACGGTAATGCCTCCTCTCCAATCTCTGTAGGTTCCCACTTCGATAATGCCACACAGTACAGCAGACTTGAGGCAAGTTTCATCCGCACTACCCAGAACTGCGAATTCTGTCACGGCAAAACCCAGGTGCCCATATTCAACCAATCCATACCCGGCAACGGCAGTAATACCAGCATGGTGCTGGATGACGGCACAGGCCCCACAGGTCACTATGTAAAGAACGTTGCCGATGGTGACAACCACTATGTAATAGATACCGTAGGCTGGGTTGAGAACAGTATCAATGGAAGCCAGGGGTGTGTGTTCTGTCACAAGACCCAGAGCGCGGTCTTTGGTGCTTCGAACATCTCTGCATGGACCAACCATTCAACGTATGGTGATGACTGTTACGGCTGTCACATCAACGGTACCACGTATCTCCATGACATCGGTGTCATCACCGCATCAGGCGGTACATCTGATTGTATCGATTGCCACGGTCTGGGCAAACCCCAGGCAGATGTTAACGAAACCGCATTCGGTCTGAGTATCCACAAAGACCTGAACAAGGATGCGGTCAATGTTACGGCACTTAACAATTCCCTGAGCAAGGCTTGCTGGGCCTGTCATGGCAATGGTTCCGAACCCAGCGGCCACGTTAATGATTCACTTGGTGTAGGCGTTCCTGCCAATACCACAAGGCCGCTCAACTGTAGTGAGGGACAGTGCCACGTTAATGGTACACCGTCTGGTGTATTCATAAATGGCAGCCAGCCCAATGCTACTATCGAGCACGTGCCACAGGCGATCATCAACGACAGTACAGATATTTACACATCTATAGCTGTGGATTGTACTCTCTGTCATAAGAATTCACTTATGTATAACAATGATCCGGTAAACGGCAGTGCAAATGAATCAGATGCCTCGAACGTCTCTCACTACGGCAGCCTGACAAGTACAAATATCAGTGCCGTCCAGCCCACAACTGACTGTACATTATGTCACAAGAACACCACCAATGCCCCCTTATGGGCCAATGCCACCCAGATTCGGCATCCTGTTAATAAATCCGTTGGTTTCTGTGACAACTGTCACGGTATTGGTGATTCCTTGCACGATACGAACC
- a CDS encoding YkgJ family cysteine cluster protein: protein MLRENLKSQLVSARSMNVNDISHSIRDVGFKCMKCGWCCCPDPEFEIEILDIHRPSNAISVLPRDIRAIQDATGLCLLDVVESDIYSCIRGEKMLSTGWILKRKHDGTCMFFDDDRNMCTIYEYRPLICMVFPFFLDSSGMLVVRHCYGTHQQMEGVDAFESGQRLVRYLTSTIEHYIAICEGLGAELDVDKLSQVRLEHGLVLQVFDGETKSTVKYSDGAGFHLVQDH, encoded by the coding sequence ATGCTACGGGAAAACCTGAAGTCCCAACTTGTCAGTGCAAGGAGTATGAACGTCAACGATATCTCACACAGCATCAGGGACGTGGGATTCAAATGTATGAAGTGCGGTTGGTGCTGCTGTCCTGACCCTGAATTTGAGATTGAGATATTGGACATCCACAGACCTTCCAATGCTATCTCTGTCCTGCCCCGGGATATCAGGGCCATACAGGATGCCACCGGTTTGTGTCTGTTAGATGTGGTGGAGTCTGACATCTATTCGTGTATCAGGGGCGAGAAGATGCTGTCCACAGGTTGGATATTGAAGCGCAAACACGATGGTACATGCATGTTCTTTGATGACGACAGGAACATGTGCACTATCTACGAATACAGGCCCTTGATATGCATGGTTTTCCCGTTCTTTCTTGACAGTAGCGGGATGCTGGTGGTCAGGCACTGTTACGGGACGCACCAGCAGATGGAAGGGGTGGATGCCTTTGAGTCCGGGCAAAGGCTGGTACGCTACCTGACCAGTACGATTGAACATTACATTGCGATCTGTGAAGGGCTGGGAGCTGAACTTGATGTGGATAAGCTGAGTCAGGTCAGGTTAGAGCATGGACTCGTGCTCCAGGTGTTTGACGGCGAGACTAAATCTACAGTAAAATATTCTGATGGCGCAGGCTTCCATCTGGTTCAGGATCATTGA
- a CDS encoding DUF2283 domain-containing protein, whose product MKVIYSPDADILILKEMPIEESDEISEGLIIGCGKDNKIVSIEMLDASDNITEPQSLLYEIKGRTVTA is encoded by the coding sequence ATGAAAGTGATCTACAGCCCTGATGCTGATATTCTGATACTTAAGGAAATGCCCATCGAAGAAAGTGATGAGATCAGTGAAGGGCTCATTATCGGTTGTGGCAAAGATAATAAGATTGTGTCGATCGAGATGCTTGATGCATCCGATAATATAACAGAGCCACAATCATTATTATATGAGATCAAAGGGCGAACAGTAACGGCATAA
- a CDS encoding 4Fe-4S binding protein has product MADNSKPEPPDGGLEVTVDMDIQDTHFLYTQTTDGSKKILDYDYKRCNGCGICIEICPVKAIEAGPLIEIATGMDAPPVIIDQTKCTFCGMCASFCPVKAIRMDIDGKDILEIEDYPRLDSKVIINEKCLPCLLCEKACPEDAMKLELTFPTKEDVAPFRQGQQGEISVDMDRCNFCGLCAPLCPAFVLVEREPTPDNPVPFQDLLVDLDKCDYCKICEDFCPEHAIKVKGKLEAEVPQISGTLTIDDDKCTRCGWCREVCPYEAVDIVKPFEGDIELIEKNLVECDPLGCHGCFNVCPAHAWYVPPGRKIDVVKDLCIYCGACEKACHVRAIGVDRTAVKHTPVKDLPWSAQWNDAIDTIHTGQRTRPDTARRIVMEAGGIPHREVHEIATRERHEHLDEIRARLDDLLPMLEDAKVRFEWEKNHGGSVRKRVKRLAPESEP; this is encoded by the coding sequence ATGGCAGACAATTCCAAACCAGAACCCCCGGACGGCGGTCTTGAAGTAACCGTAGACATGGACATCCAGGATACCCATTTCCTCTATACCCAGACCACTGATGGTTCAAAGAAGATACTGGACTATGACTACAAGCGGTGCAACGGCTGCGGGATATGTATCGAGATATGCCCGGTAAAAGCCATAGAGGCCGGCCCCCTCATAGAAATAGCCACAGGTATGGATGCCCCCCCGGTCATCATCGACCAGACAAAGTGCACCTTTTGCGGCATGTGTGCCTCCTTTTGTCCGGTAAAGGCCATACGGATGGACATCGACGGTAAGGACATCCTTGAGATCGAGGATTATCCGAGGCTTGACTCAAAGGTAATTATCAACGAGAAGTGCCTGCCATGTCTCTTATGCGAGAAAGCCTGTCCCGAAGATGCCATGAAACTTGAGCTCACGTTCCCCACCAAAGAAGACGTGGCACCTTTCAGGCAAGGACAGCAAGGTGAGATCTCCGTGGATATGGACAGGTGCAACTTCTGCGGGTTGTGCGCTCCGTTATGTCCTGCATTCGTGCTGGTTGAACGCGAGCCTACACCTGACAACCCTGTTCCGTTCCAGGACCTTCTCGTTGACCTGGACAAATGCGATTACTGCAAGATATGTGAAGATTTCTGTCCCGAGCATGCCATTAAGGTCAAGGGAAAACTGGAAGCAGAGGTACCCCAAATCTCGGGCACCCTGACAATAGATGACGACAAGTGCACCCGATGCGGCTGGTGCAGGGAAGTGTGCCCTTACGAAGCTGTTGATATCGTGAAGCCCTTTGAAGGCGATATCGAACTGATAGAAAAGAACCTGGTCGAGTGCGACCCCCTCGGCTGCCATGGCTGTTTCAACGTGTGCCCGGCCCATGCCTGGTACGTGCCTCCCGGCAGGAAGATAGACGTGGTAAAGGACTTATGCATCTATTGCGGGGCCTGCGAAAAAGCCTGTCATGTCCGGGCCATTGGAGTTGACCGGACCGCGGTGAAACATACTCCTGTGAAGGACCTGCCCTGGTCTGCCCAGTGGAATGATGCAATTGATACCATCCATACCGGACAGCGAACCAGGCCCGATACCGCGCGCAGGATAGTGATGGAAGCGGGCGGTATCCCACATCGGGAGGTGCACGAGATAGCCACCCGTGAGAGGCACGAACATCTTGACGAGATACGGGCCAGGCTGGACGACCTGCTGCCCATGCTGGAGGATGCAAAAGTGAGATTCGAATGGGAAAAGAACCATGGCGGTTCGGTGAGGAAACGGGTCAAAAGACTCGCCCCAGAGTCAGAGCCATAA
- the lysS gene encoding lysine--tRNA ligase, giving the protein MAETIHWADVVATAALKKGSKHTIASGITPSGNIHIGNMREVLTADAVYRALKDAGADARLIYIADTYDPLRKVYPFLDESYEEHVGRPLSEIPCPCGNHSNYAEHFLEPFFRSMEKLAIHPEIRKADELYKQGVYVDAIKTALVKRDAIARIIEEVAGRTLEADWNPFNPICNECGRLTTTKVTGFDIDKGTVDYSCSCGSTGTVSMQGGGKLTWRVDWPARWPILGITVEPFGKDHASAGGSYDTGKRISTEIFNYPAPHPIIYEWIMLKGQGAMSSSKGVTVSISDMLDVVPPEVLRYLIIRTKPEKHIEFDPGLPLLNLIDEYDNLDETLDMRAYQLSQAGGTSTKIPFKHMVTAVQIADNSLDYLLTVLERGGYDVSEPEIIKQRADNVEKWLESFAPPMMKFKVNEQLPPEVRNFNEVQRHAMRLLAVRMPACEDGQAIHDGIYATAEELGMNPKNLFQTIYQAILGTKSGPRLGYFLLSLDRDFVVERFRAASE; this is encoded by the coding sequence ATGGCAGAGACGATACACTGGGCAGACGTGGTGGCCACCGCGGCACTAAAGAAAGGCAGTAAGCATACCATAGCCTCAGGCATAACCCCCTCGGGCAATATCCATATTGGCAACATGCGCGAAGTATTGACCGCAGATGCGGTCTACCGTGCCTTGAAGGATGCGGGAGCCGATGCCAGGCTCATATATATTGCAGATACCTATGATCCGCTGCGCAAGGTCTATCCGTTCCTTGATGAGAGCTATGAAGAGCATGTAGGCAGACCCCTGTCAGAGATACCATGCCCCTGCGGCAACCATTCCAACTATGCCGAACATTTCCTGGAGCCGTTCTTCCGTTCAATGGAAAAACTGGCCATCCATCCTGAGATCCGTAAGGCTGATGAACTCTACAAGCAGGGGGTCTATGTGGATGCCATCAAGACCGCGCTGGTGAAAAGAGACGCTATTGCGCGCATCATCGAAGAAGTTGCTGGCCGCACCCTGGAGGCTGACTGGAACCCGTTCAATCCTATCTGCAACGAATGCGGCAGGCTCACAACAACAAAGGTCACAGGATTTGATATTGATAAGGGAACCGTGGACTACTCATGTTCATGCGGCTCGACAGGGACTGTTTCGATGCAGGGAGGCGGTAAACTGACCTGGCGGGTGGACTGGCCTGCACGGTGGCCGATACTTGGCATTACTGTCGAACCTTTTGGCAAGGACCATGCTTCGGCAGGCGGCTCCTATGACACGGGCAAGCGCATATCCACTGAGATATTTAATTATCCTGCACCACACCCTATTATCTATGAATGGATCATGCTCAAGGGCCAGGGCGCCATGTCTTCATCCAAAGGCGTGACAGTATCCATCAGCGACATGCTTGACGTGGTGCCACCTGAAGTGCTGCGATACCTTATTATCAGGACAAAACCGGAAAAGCATATTGAGTTCGACCCCGGACTACCACTGTTGAATCTTATTGATGAATACGACAATCTGGACGAAACCCTGGATATGAGGGCATACCAGTTGTCCCAGGCCGGCGGAACATCCACAAAGATACCTTTTAAGCATATGGTCACGGCGGTCCAGATCGCAGACAACAGTTTGGATTACCTGCTCACGGTACTGGAACGGGGCGGGTATGATGTATCGGAACCTGAAATTATTAAACAAAGGGCTGACAATGTCGAGAAATGGCTGGAATCCTTTGCACCTCCTATGATGAAGTTCAAGGTCAATGAGCAGTTACCTCCTGAAGTACGTAATTTCAATGAGGTGCAGCGGCATGCAATGCGCCTGCTGGCCGTGAGGATGCCTGCCTGCGAGGATGGACAGGCCATCCATGACGGGATATATGCCACGGCTGAGGAACTTGGAATGAACCCGAAAAATCTGTTCCAGACCATCTACCAGGCTATACTCGGCACCAAAAGCGGACCACGGCTGGGGTACTTTTTGTTATCCCTTGACAGGGATTTTGTGGTGGAGAGATTCAGGGCTGCGTCAGAATAA
- a CDS encoding DUF86 domain-containing protein, with protein sequence MEESVHLIEKHLPEEFEEFNKLDIIKDGIYKRTEFAIENIIDICAIINSDLELGIPGSEEDIIDNLQENKILTTENAKRIRKMKGFRNFIVHRYGSLDDKVAFENIHDGMHDYFKITVSIWDFVAASQDD encoded by the coding sequence ATTGAAGAAAGTGTTCATCTTATTGAAAAACATCTCCCTGAAGAATTCGAAGAGTTCAACAAACTGGATATAATCAAGGACGGAATATATAAAAGGACTGAATTTGCCATAGAGAACATCATTGACATTTGTGCTATCATCAATTCAGACCTTGAACTGGGAATTCCGGGAAGTGAGGAAGATATTATTGACAATCTGCAGGAAAACAAGATTCTGACAACTGAAAATGCAAAACGGATTCGAAAAATGAAAGGATTCAGGAATTTTATTGTTCACAGATATGGTTCATTGGATGATAAGGTTGCGTTTGAGAATATCCATGATGGAATGCATGATTATTTTAAAATAACTGTATCTATCTGGGACTTTGTGGCTGCCAGCCAAGATGATTGA
- a CDS encoding nucleotidyltransferase domain-containing protein: MSEFNRIEFIILYGSAARGDAISGSDIDLCIYYNADEKEDLSRFRLDILSRLKGSVFDIQMFQQLPLYVRVEVLKGRIIYTREQSFLYGIALDTIREFESFKPRFHDYIYR, encoded by the coding sequence ATGTCAGAGTTTAACAGAATTGAGTTCATAATACTTTACGGTTCGGCAGCACGGGGAGATGCAATATCAGGTTCGGATATAGACCTGTGCATATATTATAATGCAGATGAAAAAGAAGACCTATCCCGATTCAGGCTGGATATTTTAAGCAGACTAAAAGGGAGTGTTTTTGACATCCAGATGTTCCAGCAACTGCCCCTGTATGTCAGGGTAGAGGTATTGAAGGGCAGGATCATATATACCAGAGAGCAGAGTTTCCTGTACGGTATTGCACTTGATACGATTAGAGAATTTGAATCCTTTAAACCAAGATTCCATGATTACATTTACCGGTGA